One Beggiatoa leptomitoformis DNA segment encodes these proteins:
- a CDS encoding methyl-accepting chemotaxis protein, which translates to MKFSLNTIANTNAWLFALIGILMVSFVLMAATFTRVAIDNKYDEEYLGHVTQLRLLSQQLTQNAAFAARGDDVGFVTVEKVRAELQHHIKLLTDGNTETGMPATPEEAIVTLNNLSKFWQGIDSSVSQLLLTREAVTRLYLQFGELTQVTTNLVSETEEMLNAMSAAGATPNQMYRATRLLMLLERISNSIRVAFRGDADAINADLQLGDDISAFSDTLSALLEGNDEVQAMTDPIARKAIEVLSTSFTTNIGKIEDFLDNSDKLFDAKDAQQAIMDANPALLTSVEQLSSDYNKVIESRFVSSRLGIVLAIIVFIMLMLLGTLIILSNKVRALETKQRLEESQRTNQRNQEAILRLLSEIADLADGDLTINATVTEDFTGAIADAINYSIEALRELIVKINKTAMQVNAAAQSTRGIAAQLIQASERQAQQIAKAGQAIIGMANSVKKVSANAVESAEVAKKSVEIASKGAKAVQDTITGMDAIREQIQETSKRIKRLGESSQEIGEIVGLIDDIADQTNILALNAAIQAAMAGEAGRGFAVVADEVQRLAERSGNATKQIDALVKTIQGDTNEAVSSMEQSTSGVVAGAKIAERAGESLTEIEKVSVQLANQIENISQTSRTQAAVASNISGTMTIIQEITTQASQGTNETAAAIERLAKLANELRNSVAGFKLPDQAMQEIMEMSELLNQ; encoded by the coding sequence ATGAAATTCTCACTGAATACAATCGCTAATACGAATGCGTGGCTATTTGCCCTAATTGGCATTTTAATGGTGTCGTTTGTTCTAATGGCGGCAACATTCACGCGGGTTGCTATTGATAATAAATATGATGAAGAATACTTGGGACACGTTACCCAACTACGGCTTCTTTCCCAACAATTAACCCAAAACGCTGCATTTGCCGCGCGTGGAGATGATGTTGGTTTTGTTACCGTAGAAAAAGTCCGTGCAGAATTACAACATCACATAAAACTTCTAACGGATGGCAATACTGAAACAGGTATGCCTGCTACACCTGAAGAAGCCATTGTAACACTCAATAACCTCAGCAAATTTTGGCAAGGAATTGATAGCAGCGTCTCACAACTCTTGTTGACCCGTGAAGCTGTTACACGATTGTATCTACAATTTGGTGAATTAACCCAAGTTACGACTAACCTAGTTAGTGAAACTGAAGAAATGCTCAATGCAATGAGTGCTGCGGGCGCGACACCGAACCAAATGTATCGTGCTACCCGCTTACTCATGCTGTTAGAACGTATTTCAAACAGCATTCGAGTCGCTTTTAGAGGAGATGCGGATGCCATCAACGCTGATTTACAACTAGGCGATGATATCAGTGCATTCAGTGATACCTTATCTGCACTGCTAGAAGGGAATGACGAAGTGCAAGCGATGACTGACCCTATTGCACGCAAAGCAATAGAAGTGTTATCCACATCATTCACAACAAACATTGGAAAAATTGAAGACTTCTTAGATAACTCAGACAAATTGTTTGATGCCAAAGATGCGCAACAAGCCATCATGGATGCTAATCCTGCATTATTAACCAGTGTTGAACAATTATCCTCAGATTACAACAAGGTCATTGAATCTCGTTTTGTCTCTTCCCGTTTAGGTATCGTCTTAGCAATTATAGTCTTTATCATGCTGATGTTGCTTGGAACACTTATTATTCTTAGTAATAAAGTGCGAGCATTAGAAACCAAACAACGCTTGGAAGAAAGCCAACGTACAAACCAACGTAACCAAGAAGCAATCCTACGTTTGCTTAGTGAAATTGCCGACCTTGCTGATGGCGACCTAACCATTAACGCAACAGTGACCGAAGATTTTACAGGTGCAATTGCTGATGCAATTAACTACTCAATTGAAGCATTGCGTGAGTTAATCGTTAAAATTAACAAAACAGCTATGCAAGTTAATGCAGCCGCCCAAAGTACTCGGGGCATTGCCGCACAACTCATACAAGCCAGTGAACGCCAAGCACAACAAATTGCCAAAGCAGGACAAGCCATTATTGGAATGGCAAACTCAGTAAAGAAAGTCTCTGCCAACGCAGTAGAATCAGCCGAAGTTGCTAAAAAATCAGTAGAAATTGCCAGTAAAGGCGCGAAAGCCGTACAAGATACCATCACAGGCATGGACGCGATTCGCGAACAAATTCAAGAAACGTCCAAACGCATTAAACGGCTGGGTGAAAGCTCACAAGAAATTGGTGAAATCGTTGGTTTGATTGACGACATTGCAGACCAGACCAATATTCTGGCACTCAATGCTGCTATTCAAGCCGCAATGGCAGGTGAAGCAGGGCGTGGATTTGCTGTTGTTGCTGATGAAGTACAACGCTTAGCAGAACGCTCAGGCAATGCTACCAAACAGATTGATGCCTTAGTTAAAACTATTCAAGGTGATACAAACGAAGCTGTCAGTTCAATGGAACAAAGCACCTCAGGTGTTGTTGCAGGTGCAAAAATTGCGGAACGAGCGGGCGAATCACTTACCGAAATTGAAAAAGTATCGGTTCAATTGGCCAATCAGATTGAAAATATTTCACAAACGTCGCGTACACAAGCAGCTGTTGCATCTAATATTTCTGGCACAATGACAATTATCCAAGAAATTACAACCCAAGCATCACAAGGGACAAACGAAACAGCGGCAGCTATTGAACGATTGGCAAAACTGGCTAATGAATTACGTAATTCTGTGGCTGGTTTCAAACTACCTGACCAAGCAATGCAAGAAATCATGGAAATGAGCGAACTGCTGAACCAATAA
- a CDS encoding response regulator, translating to MSTENEFEGIKVVVIDDSKTIRRTAETLLKKAGCEVFTATDGFESLSKVMECQPNIIFVDIMMPRLDGYQTCALIKNNPVFKKIPIVMLSSKDGLFERARSRIVGADHYMTKPFTREELLSTIKSYVVDAKTQS from the coding sequence GTGAGCACTGAAAACGAATTCGAAGGTATCAAGGTTGTCGTTATAGATGACAGTAAGACAATTCGGCGTACCGCTGAAACTTTACTAAAAAAAGCGGGTTGCGAGGTGTTTACCGCAACAGACGGTTTCGAATCTTTATCTAAGGTAATGGAATGTCAACCTAATATCATCTTTGTTGATATTATGATGCCACGCCTTGATGGGTATCAAACCTGTGCCTTGATAAAGAATAATCCCGTCTTTAAAAAAATACCGATAGTCATGCTATCTAGTAAAGATGGATTGTTTGAACGCGCGCGCAGTAGGATTGTGGGTGCAGACCACTACATGACTAAGCCGTTTACACGTGAGGAACTACTAAGTACGATTAAATCGTATGTGGTGGATGCCAAAACACAATCTTAA
- a CDS encoding Hpt domain-containing protein has protein sequence MFTCTAQRIPPIANWLLTDMKLIEIPEQTPSTEVDEEILEIFVEEVGEVLGEIETSFDAWRSDPADTESLKTLRRNFHTLKGSGRLVGATVIGELGWRFENMMNRLLDNSFSPNQRVFSLIEQAKTIIPDLIEQFSNGDSSSHDALVLISQADYLTQTKGKSIGEFGDVTESEPIEKSAENVSSATDNKSPIANTDSEDFSEEPEELADLDAIGEDYLTSAEESAELPDLEALNEEPEELADLDAIGEDYLASAEEPTELPDLEAISEEPEELADLDAIGEDYLASAEEPTELPDLEAISEEPEELADLDAIGEDYLASTEESAELPDLEALNEEPEELADLDAIGEDYLASAEESTELPDLEALNEEPEELADLDAIGEDYLASAEESAELPDLEVISEEPEEFADLDAIGEDYLASAEESAELPDLEAISEEPEEFADLDAIGEDYLASAEEPNDELGELPNLDAFSEDVMQEDDRLAEQALLAGRIANKTLIENTDTQETDEIDPILFTIFKNEAVTHLETLKQSITFHKTNLNAPIEQDIIRAFHTLNGSSRSVDIINISDVAAPMESYARALAERKLPLSIETIKLFEEAAQLIENLVENGVMDVAQQKAVLHKIQIAQKTLPSQMAVEPTTNSATGFVPDTAEAADEFMAIFLEEAEEILENTQALIERWKNAPNNMQLLKELQRELHTLKGGARMVGIVPMGDLSHHLESVLTRIVEGNAQSSSRLQDIVQNSVDELAAMLEAVRSGVALDMPVDLITQIKETVGADEEEHNVPMATTTPTVTTPSIPDINAAQKAEINEEEEAKAERAEREAEMTENGEDRIRVRVTLIDKLTNLAGELSISRAHMEQQQGSVKNNLSEMEQTVARLRDQLRRLEIETEAQIISHYSDEMEDNGEFDPLELDRFSVLQQLSRSLMETINDLFNIQDALKILARQSDALLIQQSRIGAELQEGILRTRMVPFSRISPRLQRISRLTARELRKQVEFIVKGESIEFERTVLNRVVAPLEHMLRNAIGHGVEEPQIRQQQGKPPAATVTIDISREGAELIVKVSDDGAGLNLSAIRKKAEERKMIQPGAVVSDQELMQFILEPSFSTATKITQVSGRGVGMDVVSTEIKQLGGSLQIHSKMGEGTLFEVRLPLSLTITQALMVHVGEETMAVPLNHVDAVMRAPRQEVVFHNTDEPHHYKYMDNSYRIFHLGELLGVGRNATIDSNLVPMLLVRTGDRRIALLVDGIEGSKEIVVKSVGIQIGTIRWIAGATILGDGRVVLILDIPTITRADTTPQYEQQRQKSILHETIVEEKPLAIKTIMVVDDSITVRKVTARLLKRQGMEVLTAKDGVDAIAQLQEHTPDLMLLDVEMPRMDGYELATQVRNNPTWKHIPIIMITSRTGTKHRDRAEKIGINRYLGKPFNETELLDNINTLLAESASTSANVSH, from the coding sequence TTGTTTACGTGTACGGCACAGCGTATTCCTCCCATTGCTAACTGGTTACTGACTGACATGAAACTGATTGAGATTCCAGAACAAACGCCATCAACTGAAGTCGATGAAGAAATTCTTGAGATTTTTGTTGAAGAAGTAGGCGAGGTGCTTGGGGAAATTGAGACCAGCTTTGATGCGTGGCGTTCAGATCCTGCGGATACAGAGTCATTAAAAACGCTAAGACGCAATTTCCATACACTAAAAGGTAGTGGACGTTTAGTTGGAGCAACTGTTATCGGCGAATTAGGTTGGCGATTTGAGAATATGATGAATCGTCTGCTTGATAATTCGTTTTCACCTAATCAAAGGGTTTTTAGCTTAATCGAGCAAGCAAAAACTATTATACCTGATTTAATAGAACAGTTTAGCAATGGTGATTCCTCTTCTCATGACGCGCTAGTACTCATTTCTCAAGCGGACTACCTTACTCAAACTAAAGGGAAAAGTATAGGTGAATTTGGTGATGTTACTGAATCTGAACCTATTGAAAAATCCGCTGAAAATGTGTCATCTGCAACAGACAACAAATCACCTATTGCAAACACCGATTCAGAAGACTTTAGTGAAGAACCAGAAGAACTTGCCGATTTAGATGCAATAGGCGAAGACTATCTGACTTCTGCTGAAGAATCCGCCGAACTACCTGATTTAGAAGCTCTTAATGAAGAACCAGAAGAACTTGCCGATTTAGATGCAATAGGCGAAGACTATCTGGCTTCTGCTGAAGAACCCACTGAATTACCTGATTTAGAAGCTATTAGTGAAGAACCAGAAGAACTTGCCGATTTAGATGCAATAGGCGAAGACTATCTGGCTTCTGCGGAAGAACCCACTGAATTACCTGATTTAGAAGCTATTAGTGAAGAACCAGAAGAACTTGCCGATTTAGATGCAATAGGTGAAGACTATCTGGCTTCTACTGAAGAATCCGCTGAATTACCTGATTTAGAAGCTCTTAATGAAGAACCAGAAGAACTTGCCGATTTAGATGCAATAGGCGAAGACTATCTGGCTTCTGCTGAAGAATCTACTGAATTACCTGATTTAGAAGCTCTTAATGAAGAACCAGAAGAACTTGCCGATTTAGATGCAATAGGCGAAGACTATCTGGCCTCTGCTGAAGAATCCGCTGAATTACCTGATTTAGAAGTTATTAGTGAAGAACCAGAAGAATTTGCCGATTTAGATGCAATAGGCGAAGACTATCTGGCTTCTGCTGAAGAATCCGCTGAATTGCCTGATTTAGAAGCTATTAGTGAAGAACCAGAAGAATTTGCCGATTTAGATGCAATAGGCGAAGACTATCTGGCTTCTGCTGAAGAGCCTAATGATGAATTAGGTGAATTGCCAAATTTAGACGCATTTTCTGAAGATGTCATGCAGGAAGATGATAGGCTTGCTGAACAAGCATTACTTGCAGGACGTATTGCTAATAAAACATTAATAGAAAATACGGATACACAAGAAACGGATGAGATTGACCCGATTCTGTTCACCATTTTTAAGAATGAAGCCGTTACACACCTAGAAACGCTCAAACAATCGATTACCTTTCACAAAACCAATTTAAATGCACCTATTGAACAAGATATTATCCGTGCATTTCATACGCTTAATGGTAGTTCACGTAGCGTAGATATTATCAATATTTCTGATGTTGCTGCCCCAATGGAAAGTTACGCGCGTGCCTTAGCCGAACGGAAACTACCCTTATCTATTGAAACTATTAAACTTTTTGAAGAGGCTGCCCAACTGATTGAAAATTTAGTTGAAAATGGTGTTATGGATGTCGCCCAACAAAAAGCCGTATTGCATAAAATTCAAATTGCGCAAAAAACACTTCCTTCACAAATGGCTGTAGAACCAACTACAAATTCAGCTACAGGGTTTGTACCCGACACGGCAGAAGCTGCCGATGAATTTATGGCCATATTTCTTGAAGAAGCCGAAGAAATATTAGAAAACACACAAGCACTGATTGAACGTTGGAAAAACGCGCCAAATAACATGCAGTTGTTAAAAGAATTGCAACGTGAACTGCATACATTGAAAGGTGGCGCGCGCATGGTTGGTATTGTACCCATGGGAGACTTGAGCCATCACTTAGAATCTGTTTTAACACGGATTGTTGAAGGCAATGCACAGTCAAGTTCGCGTTTACAAGATATTGTACAAAATAGTGTTGACGAACTAGCTGCTATGTTAGAAGCGGTACGTTCAGGTGTTGCTTTAGATATGCCTGTGGATTTGATTACTCAAATCAAGGAAACCGTTGGTGCGGATGAAGAAGAACATAACGTGCCAATGGCAACAACCACACCAACAGTAACAACACCTTCCATACCTGACATAAATGCAGCCCAAAAAGCCGAGATTAACGAAGAAGAAGAGGCAAAAGCTGAACGAGCAGAACGTGAAGCAGAGATGACAGAAAACGGTGAAGACCGTATTCGTGTTCGTGTAACGCTCATTGATAAACTGACTAATTTAGCGGGAGAATTGTCTATTTCTCGCGCACACATGGAGCAACAACAGGGGTCTGTTAAAAATAACCTGTCTGAAATGGAACAAACCGTTGCCCGTTTGCGTGACCAATTACGACGCTTAGAAATTGAAACTGAAGCACAAATTATCTCGCATTATTCTGATGAAATGGAAGACAACGGGGAATTTGACCCGTTAGAGTTAGACCGTTTTTCTGTTTTACAACAATTATCACGTAGCTTGATGGAAACCATTAATGACTTATTTAATATCCAAGATGCGTTAAAAATCCTTGCTCGCCAAAGTGACGCACTGTTAATTCAACAAAGTCGGATTGGCGCAGAATTACAAGAAGGGATTCTACGCACACGGATGGTACCGTTTTCTCGAATTTCTCCGCGATTACAACGGATTTCCCGTCTCACCGCGCGTGAGTTGCGAAAACAGGTTGAATTTATTGTTAAAGGTGAATCTATAGAGTTTGAAAGAACCGTATTGAATCGGGTTGTCGCGCCTTTAGAACACATGTTACGCAACGCGATTGGACACGGAGTAGAAGAACCACAAATCCGTCAACAACAAGGAAAACCACCAGCGGCAACAGTGACGATTGATATATCTCGTGAAGGTGCTGAGTTAATCGTTAAAGTATCTGATGATGGAGCAGGATTGAATCTATCCGCTATTCGCAAAAAAGCAGAAGAGCGCAAAATGATTCAACCGGGGGCGGTTGTCAGTGATCAAGAATTGATGCAGTTTATCCTTGAACCCTCTTTCAGTACAGCAACTAAGATTACCCAAGTTTCTGGGCGTGGAGTGGGAATGGATGTTGTGAGTACCGAAATTAAACAGCTCGGTGGTAGCCTACAAATTCATTCCAAAATGGGAGAGGGAACACTATTTGAGGTGCGTCTGCCACTTTCCTTAACCATCACACAAGCACTTATGGTACATGTTGGTGAAGAAACAATGGCCGTGCCATTAAACCATGTTGATGCTGTGATGCGTGCACCTCGACAAGAGGTTGTATTTCACAACACGGATGAACCTCATCACTATAAGTATATGGATAATAGTTATCGTATTTTCCATTTAGGTGAATTGTTGGGTGTGGGCAGAAATGCCACTATCGACTCAAACCTTGTGCCCATGTTATTGGTTCGAACAGGTGACCGTCGAATTGCATTATTAGTTGATGGTATTGAAGGTAGCAAAGAAATTGTTGTTAAATCTGTTGGTATTCAGATTGGTACAATCCGTTGGATTGCTGGAGCAACTATCTTAGGTGATGGGCGTGTCGTGTTAATTTTGGATATTCCTACAATCACCCGTGCAGATACCACCCCTCAATACGAACAACAACGACAAAAATCTATTCTGCATGAAACGATTGTTGAAGAAAAACCCTTAGCGATTAAAACTATTATGGTGGTTGATGACTCAATCACCGTGCGTAAAGTCACCGCGCGGCTACTAAAACGACAAGGAATGGAAGTTTTAACAGCAAAAGACGGTGTTGATGCAATCGCACAATTACAAGAACATACACCAGACCTAATGTTATTAGACGTAGAAATGCCGCGTATGGATGGTTATGAACTTGCAACGCAAGTGCGTAATAATCCAACGTGGAAACATATACCCATTATCATGATTACCTCACGCACAGGCACAAAACACCGCGACCGTGCAGAAAAAATTGGGATTAATCGTTATTTGGGTAAGCCTTTTAATGAAACAGAATTGTTGGACAATATTAATACCTTACTTGCAGAATCCGCTAGTACCTCTGCTAATGTGTCGCACTAA
- a CDS encoding chemotaxis protein CheW, translating into MSVNENVVRSLLVPISSGCFLLPSTLVAEVTPYTSPTPVADTQPEWLLGTIQWREQKVPVLSINTALSLPTVNISNNYRIVVLYGLEAPQMLPFYAFLATDIPQALSVKPEDLLNPYEEKRKGLIFGVQLAEKDHLKNAWLPDFTYLEGLIKKSLPLLLTRNT; encoded by the coding sequence ATGTCTGTTAATGAAAATGTTGTACGCAGTTTACTTGTGCCCATCAGCAGCGGCTGTTTTTTACTGCCAAGCACGTTAGTTGCCGAAGTTACACCTTATACATCACCGACACCTGTTGCGGATACACAGCCAGAATGGCTATTAGGAACAATACAATGGCGTGAGCAGAAAGTGCCTGTTTTATCTATTAATACAGCCTTATCATTGCCTACGGTTAATATTTCTAATAATTACCGCATTGTTGTGCTTTATGGTTTAGAAGCCCCACAAATGTTGCCTTTTTACGCATTTTTAGCAACGGATATACCGCAAGCACTATCGGTTAAGCCTGAAGACTTGCTTAATCCGTATGAAGAAAAACGCAAGGGTTTGATTTTTGGTGTGCAATTAGCAGAAAAAGACCACTTAAAAAATGCGTGGCTACCTGATTTTACTTATTTAGAAGGGTTAATTAAAAAATCACTCCCTTTATTGCTCACACGAAACACTTAA
- a CDS encoding adenosylmethionine--8-amino-7-oxononanoate transaminase, which produces MRHSANTAFMQRDLKVLWHPCTQMKDHEDILPLIPIKCGSGVWLEDFTGKRYLDAISSWWVNLFGHANPRINQAIQAQLTQLEHVILAGFTHEPVVTLSERLIALTPDGLTRCFYADNGSSGIEVAIKMSFHYWLNQGQAQKTKFLVIQDGYHGETLGALAVGDVALYKQIYAPLLMQTITAPSPAGCYAEAGESYFDYAERQAQALEKIVAQHADEVCAVIIEPLVQCAGGMRMHHPHYLSRLRAICDQYQIHLIADEIAVGFGRTGTLFACEQAAISPDFLCLSKGLTGGYLPLSVVLTHDSIYQAFYDDYHKLSAFLHSHSYTGNPLACQAALATLDIFETDNVLENNQKLAAVMCEATKPLHDHPHVSEVRQQGMILAIELCKNKASRESYDWRERRGIAVYRHALEQGALLRPLGNVVYFMPPYVITPAEIEWLATVAYASIDFATRD; this is translated from the coding sequence ATGCGTCATTCAGCAAATACAGCTTTTATGCAACGTGATTTAAAAGTGTTGTGGCATCCTTGCACACAGATGAAAGATCACGAGGACATTTTACCATTGATTCCGATTAAATGTGGATCGGGGGTTTGGTTAGAAGATTTTACAGGAAAGCGATATTTGGATGCGATTAGTTCTTGGTGGGTCAATTTATTTGGTCATGCTAACCCTCGCATTAATCAAGCAATTCAAGCACAACTTACTCAATTAGAACATGTTATTCTCGCAGGTTTTACGCATGAACCCGTTGTAACGCTATCAGAGCGTTTGATTGCCTTAACCCCTGATGGTTTGACACGCTGTTTTTATGCGGATAATGGCTCTTCTGGTATTGAGGTTGCGATTAAAATGAGCTTTCATTATTGGCTTAATCAAGGTCAAGCTCAAAAAACAAAATTTTTAGTGATACAAGATGGTTATCATGGCGAAACATTGGGCGCGTTAGCGGTGGGCGATGTCGCACTCTATAAACAGATTTATGCCCCGTTACTCATGCAAACAATAACCGCTCCCTCCCCTGCGGGCTGTTATGCTGAAGCGGGAGAATCATATTTTGATTATGCAGAGCGTCAAGCGCAAGCACTGGAGAAAATTGTTGCACAACATGCTGATGAAGTTTGTGCTGTCATTATTGAACCGTTAGTTCAATGCGCGGGCGGAATGCGGATGCATCATCCTCATTATTTAAGTCGCTTACGTGCTATTTGCGACCAATACCAGATACATTTAATTGCCGATGAAATTGCCGTTGGTTTTGGACGAACAGGAACATTATTCGCCTGTGAGCAAGCTGCTATCAGTCCTGATTTTCTCTGTCTATCTAAAGGATTAACAGGGGGTTACTTACCCCTATCTGTTGTATTAACCCATGATTCAATTTATCAAGCTTTTTATGATGATTATCATAAGCTCAGTGCATTTTTACACTCACACAGCTACACGGGGAATCCATTAGCTTGTCAAGCGGCACTGGCTACCTTAGATATTTTTGAAACAGACAATGTTTTGGAAAATAATCAAAAACTAGCGGCGGTTATGTGCGAAGCAACCAAGCCATTACATGACCACCCACATGTTAGTGAAGTCCGTCAACAAGGTATGATTTTAGCCATTGAGCTATGTAAAAACAAAGCAAGCCGCGAATCTTATGACTGGCGAGAACGACGCGGCATTGCAGTCTATCGTCATGCTCTGGAACAAGGTGCATTATTGCGTCCTTTAGGAAACGTTGTTTACTTTATGCCACCTTATGTTATTACACCCGCCGAAATTGAATGGTTAGCAACGGTTGCTTATGCCAGTATTGATTTTGCAACCCGTGATTGA
- a CDS encoding response regulator: protein MAHILIVDDSPTDAYLVKNILESQGYQTSEASNGEEGIQKAKEIKPNLIIMDVVMPGLNGFQATRKITKSEETKSIPVIIVSSKDMESDRAWGLMQGAKEFLVKPVKQAELLATVKKLIG from the coding sequence ATGGCACATATACTTATTGTGGATGATTCACCTACAGATGCCTACCTCGTCAAGAATATTCTGGAATCGCAGGGGTATCAAACATCCGAAGCCTCTAATGGTGAAGAAGGCATACAGAAAGCGAAAGAGATTAAGCCTAACTTAATCATCATGGATGTAGTCATGCCGGGACTGAATGGTTTTCAGGCAACCCGCAAGATTACTAAAAGCGAAGAGACAAAATCTATACCCGTTATTATCGTTTCTTCTAAGGATATGGAAAGTGACCGTGCATGGGGACTAATGCAGGGGGCGAAAGAATTTTTAGTAAAACCTGTCAAACAGGCGGAACTGCTCGCAACCGTAAAAAAACTCATCGGTTAA
- a CDS encoding chemotaxis protein CheW: protein MLQLHAIHDKNRFNPRWRRWQTEKQSLPVSKVFSMPNTMAQTPFQWLQELERRAKQKARGIPRQEKVQQIWRGIAFRVGNTPLVTPLSEIREILPYPTYLAKVPGAKGWVKGLANIRGLLLPIVDLQACLDGKATPIENCTRLVIINQAGISAGLVVDEVLGIKHFPEEIKDTDTPCKDAWLTPFAKGMFTEEDSIWTIFDMHALAESEVFLRAAL, encoded by the coding sequence ATGCTCCAATTACATGCCATCCATGATAAAAACCGTTTTAATCCACGCTGGCGACGCTGGCAAACAGAAAAACAATCGTTACCTGTGAGCAAGGTCTTTAGTATGCCGAATACGATGGCGCAAACCCCTTTTCAGTGGTTGCAGGAATTAGAAAGGCGAGCAAAGCAAAAAGCACGCGGCATACCACGCCAAGAAAAAGTGCAACAAATCTGGCGCGGTATTGCTTTTCGCGTGGGTAACACCCCTCTTGTTACACCACTAAGTGAAATTCGTGAAATACTTCCTTATCCAACTTATCTAGCAAAAGTACCTGGTGCAAAAGGCTGGGTAAAAGGATTAGCAAATATTCGCGGACTGCTCTTACCTATTGTTGACTTACAGGCTTGTTTAGATGGTAAGGCGACACCGATAGAAAATTGTACTCGCCTTGTCATTATCAATCAGGCTGGCATTTCTGCAGGCTTGGTGGTTGACGAAGTGCTAGGGATCAAGCATTTTCCAGAAGAAATCAAAGATACAGACACACCTTGTAAAGATGCTTGGCTTACTCCTTTTGCCAAAGGTATGTTTACCGAAGAAGACAGTATCTGGACAATTTTTGACATGCACGCTCTCGCAGAAAGCGAAGTGTTTTTAAGGGCGGCTCTCTAA